From the genome of Planctomycetia bacterium, one region includes:
- a CDS encoding polyprenyl synthetase family protein — MTVDSFPQYLKTLQIEIDFWLTAYVDRLEQQQVVQKRLIESIRYCLLAPGKRIRPALVLMTCEAMGGTRITALPAAAAVEMIHNYSLIHDDLPAMDDDDLRRGRPTCHKQFDEATAILTGDALLTLAFQVLAEEVASSELSRNCIKELSQAAGLTGMIGGQMDDILQEGKAGSLQQLQSIHERKTGALLRVSVRLGALTAWQGKYDSEKLAHLNRFAESLGLAFQITDDLLDVQSQPEQLGKATQKDADKGKLTYPGLLGIERTRQELQAAYERGMMAVDQLGERAAVLREVLRFVVERDR; from the coding sequence ATGACTGTAGATTCGTTTCCACAATATCTGAAAACACTCCAGATCGAGATAGATTTCTGGCTGACGGCTTACGTGGATCGACTGGAACAGCAGCAAGTTGTACAGAAGCGATTGATCGAATCGATACGGTATTGTCTGCTGGCGCCAGGCAAACGCATCCGACCTGCCCTGGTGCTGATGACCTGCGAAGCCATGGGCGGAACACGAATCACAGCATTGCCAGCGGCAGCAGCGGTGGAGATGATTCATAACTATTCGCTCATCCATGATGATCTACCTGCAATGGATGATGATGACCTTCGGCGAGGCCGGCCCACCTGTCATAAGCAGTTTGATGAAGCGACGGCCATCCTGACGGGTGATGCCCTGCTGACACTCGCGTTTCAGGTGCTTGCTGAAGAAGTGGCTTCGTCTGAACTTTCGCGGAACTGCATCAAAGAGTTGTCCCAGGCTGCGGGCCTTACTGGCATGATCGGTGGGCAGATGGATGACATCCTGCAGGAAGGCAAAGCGGGTTCATTACAACAATTGCAGTCAATCCACGAGCGAAAGACTGGGGCACTGTTGCGAGTATCGGTTCGGCTGGGGGCACTTACAGCCTGGCAGGGAAAATACGACTCCGAAAAACTGGCTCATTTGAACCGGTTTGCAGAATCGCTGGGCTTGGCATTTCAGATTACTGACGATCTGCTCGACGTACAAAGCCAGCCTGAACAACTGGGGAAAGCGACTCAGAAGGATGCGGACAAGGGCAAGCTGACGTATCCGGGACTCTTGGGAATTGAAAGAACCAGACAAGAGTTGCAAGCAGCTTACGAACGGGGAATGATGGCAGTGGATCAACTGGGGGAACGGGCTGCTGTCTTGCGTGAGGTGCTGCGGTTTGTGGTAGAGAGAGATCGTTAA
- the xseB gene encoding exodeoxyribonuclease VII small subunit: protein MEIKKNTTFEDAIGKLEELVRRMETGQLPLADSLKAYEDGIGLIKHCHGLLKTGEAKIIKLTGTDETGKPILEPFLSDPDSRM from the coding sequence ATGGAAATCAAAAAAAACACCACATTCGAAGATGCCATTGGCAAGCTGGAAGAACTGGTTCGCCGCATGGAAACGGGCCAGTTGCCTCTGGCGGATTCGCTGAAAGCTTATGAGGATGGCATCGGCCTGATTAAGCATTGTCATGGCTTGCTGAAGACTGGTGAAGCGAAGATCATCAAACTGACTGGTACGGATGAAACCGGCAAGCCAATCCTGGAACCTTTCCTTTCCGATCCAGATTCCAGGATGTAG